The following proteins are co-located in the Haloplanus sp. HW8-1 genome:
- a CDS encoding DUF2071 domain-containing protein: MMVPLEMGWRHLLFENWPVDPELVDAHLPDPLSVDEYDGDAWLSVVPFTNVAVRPRGLPARLGMVLPELNLRTYVTCEGEPGVYFFSLDAEGILGVIGARLFQHLPYYYARISLDVVDNEVRFVSRRRHPGARPATYEATYRPTGPAFEARADPLARFLVERYRFYTQSPDGRLRYADVTHEPWTLYPATAEVERNTLFEADGFARPASTPTRYYSPGVDVTASRSTVR, encoded by the coding sequence ATCATGGTCCCGCTGGAGATGGGGTGGCGACACCTGCTGTTCGAGAACTGGCCGGTCGACCCCGAACTCGTCGACGCGCACCTACCCGATCCGCTGAGCGTCGACGAGTACGACGGCGACGCGTGGCTCTCGGTCGTCCCGTTCACCAACGTCGCGGTGCGTCCACGGGGGCTGCCAGCCCGACTCGGCATGGTGCTTCCCGAACTCAACCTGCGAACCTACGTCACCTGCGAGGGCGAGCCTGGGGTCTACTTCTTCAGTCTCGACGCCGAGGGGATCCTCGGCGTGATCGGCGCGCGGCTCTTCCAGCACCTGCCGTACTACTACGCCCGTATCTCGCTGGACGTCGTTGACAACGAAGTTCGGTTCGTCAGTCGACGGCGCCACCCGGGCGCCCGACCCGCGACCTACGAGGCGACCTACCGACCCACGGGACCGGCCTTCGAGGCGCGGGCGGACCCGCTGGCTCGCTTCCTCGTCGAGCGCTACCGGTTCTACACGCAGTCGCCCGACGGCCGACTCCGGTACGCCGACGTGACTCACGAGCCGTGGACGCTCTACCCGGCGACGGCTGAGGTGGAGCGAAACACCCTGTTCGAAGCCGACGGGTTCGCTCGGCCGGCATCGACGCCGACGCGGTACTACAGTCCCGGCGTCGACGTGACGGCCTCGCGGAGTACGGTCCGGTGA
- a CDS encoding hybrid sensor histidine kinase/response regulator, producing the protein MSAPIERIHVVHVDDDTAFGEMAAIYLEREDDRIEVETVTNVDEALARLDDHVDCVVSDHEMPGRDGLEFLERVRERYPDLPFILFTGKGSEAVASEAISAGVTDYLQKETGTEQYELLANRIANAVEATRSSRLLTERTRRLETLISNLPGMVYRCRNDPNWSMVTVEGEVEALTGYPAETLERNEVKWGESVLHPDDQEATWNAVQESLATDGTFETTYRIVTKDGTIKWMWERGRRVDTDDDGAAALEGFITDITERRERERKLRRYERMVNTMQESACIYDRDARFEVVNEYLADFYGTAPAKLEGERSYLVPTIRANADGDPFQELLDGERDVVQGEVTGTFPDAGDAVLSYRLTPLIVDGTVDAVVGVTRDITERRAREASLRAEREKIRRLFETSPVGITILSPDGTIERANQRAQETLGLTRSEITDRMYDDPEWRIVDDDGDPIQSDDLPFRRVVETGEPVSDYEHGIEWPDGQRRWLSINAAPLTTPEGDIESVVAVVKDLTERRERERELERRTEELETLSTEFEAQYRYLFEEAPVMAAVTRAEDTGPVVEDCNRQFVETLGYEKAALVGRDLASLYAPGSRRELLGDNGYDRVLAGEAVNEDRTLLAADGTAVETLLRAVPRRDSDDEIVGSFAFYVDITERKELRRKKERLDEFTSIVSHDIRNPLNVAQGQAELARETCDSEHLDAVIRAHERMQTLIEDLLALARSGKHIDDPEPIPLETLVRSCWLNIETGAATLAVDADTTIRGDRSRLKQLLENLVRNSVEHGSTTNRTESDDSVEPLTVTVGTMDGGFYVEDDGPGIPDADRERVFDPGVSTAEDGTGFGLSIVEQVAEAHGWTVRITDGTRGGTRFEITGVEFVET; encoded by the coding sequence ATGAGTGCGCCAATCGAACGCATCCACGTGGTCCACGTGGACGACGACACCGCCTTCGGGGAGATGGCGGCAATCTATCTCGAACGGGAGGACGACCGCATCGAGGTCGAAACAGTCACGAACGTCGACGAGGCGTTGGCCCGCCTCGACGACCATGTCGACTGCGTCGTCTCCGACCACGAGATGCCCGGACGGGACGGCCTCGAATTCCTCGAACGGGTCCGTGAGCGATACCCCGATCTACCCTTCATCCTTTTCACCGGTAAGGGGTCCGAAGCGGTCGCGAGCGAGGCAATCTCCGCCGGCGTGACGGACTATCTCCAGAAGGAGACGGGGACCGAACAGTACGAACTGCTAGCCAATCGGATCGCGAACGCGGTGGAGGCCACCCGATCCAGTCGGTTGTTGACGGAGCGAACGCGCCGGCTGGAGACGCTGATCAGCAACCTTCCGGGGATGGTCTATCGGTGTCGAAACGATCCGAACTGGTCGATGGTGACCGTCGAGGGCGAAGTCGAGGCGCTCACCGGCTACCCCGCCGAGACGCTGGAACGAAACGAGGTGAAGTGGGGCGAATCGGTCCTTCACCCAGACGACCAGGAGGCGACGTGGAACGCCGTCCAGGAGTCGCTGGCGACCGACGGGACCTTCGAGACCACGTACCGGATCGTCACCAAGGACGGTACCATCAAGTGGATGTGGGAGCGCGGTCGCCGCGTCGACACGGACGACGACGGGGCCGCGGCGCTGGAGGGATTCATCACCGACATCACCGAGCGGCGGGAACGCGAGCGGAAACTACGTCGCTACGAGCGCATGGTGAACACGATGCAGGAGTCCGCCTGCATCTACGATAGGGACGCTCGGTTCGAGGTCGTGAACGAGTATCTGGCCGACTTCTACGGGACGGCGCCGGCCAAACTCGAGGGCGAGCGGAGCTACCTCGTCCCGACGATCCGGGCGAACGCGGACGGGGACCCGTTCCAGGAACTCCTCGACGGCGAACGCGACGTGGTCCAGGGCGAGGTGACGGGGACGTTTCCCGACGCGGGGGACGCGGTACTGTCGTATCGCCTCACGCCGCTGATCGTGGACGGAACCGTCGACGCCGTCGTGGGCGTCACCCGCGATATCACCGAACGACGGGCGCGCGAGGCGTCGCTCAGGGCGGAACGGGAGAAGATTCGGCGGCTCTTCGAGACCAGTCCCGTCGGCATCACCATCCTCAGTCCGGACGGGACCATCGAACGGGCCAACCAACGCGCCCAGGAGACCCTCGGACTCACGCGCTCCGAGATCACCGATCGCATGTACGACGATCCGGAGTGGCGGATCGTCGACGACGACGGCGATCCGATCCAGAGCGACGACCTCCCGTTCCGCCGCGTCGTCGAGACTGGCGAACCCGTGTCGGACTACGAACACGGCATCGAGTGGCCCGACGGTCAGCGCCGGTGGCTCTCGATCAACGCCGCACCCCTGACGACGCCGGAGGGCGACATCGAATCGGTCGTCGCGGTGGTCAAGGATCTCACCGAACGTCGCGAACGGGAACGCGAACTCGAACGGCGGACCGAGGAGTTGGAGACCCTGTCCACCGAGTTCGAAGCGCAGTACCGGTATCTCTTCGAGGAGGCCCCGGTTATGGCGGCCGTCACCCGGGCGGAGGATACGGGACCGGTCGTCGAGGACTGCAACCGCCAGTTCGTCGAGACGCTCGGCTACGAGAAGGCGGCCCTCGTCGGCCGCGACCTCGCGTCCCTCTATGCACCCGGCTCTCGGCGGGAACTCCTCGGCGACAACGGCTACGACCGCGTGCTCGCTGGCGAGGCCGTCAACGAGGACCGAACGCTGCTCGCTGCCGACGGGACGGCCGTCGAGACGCTGTTGCGGGCCGTCCCGCGACGGGACAGCGACGACGAGATCGTCGGCTCCTTTGCTTTTTATGTCGACATCACCGAACGGAAGGAACTGAGACGGAAAAAGGAGCGACTGGACGAGTTCACGAGCATCGTCTCCCACGACATACGGAACCCCCTGAACGTCGCACAGGGCCAAGCCGAACTCGCTCGCGAGACCTGCGACAGCGAGCATCTCGACGCCGTGATCCGGGCACACGAACGGATGCAGACGCTGATCGAGGATCTGCTCGCACTCGCGCGGAGCGGGAAACACATCGACGACCCGGAACCGATCCCGCTCGAAACGCTGGTCCGGTCCTGCTGGCTGAACATCGAGACGGGCGCGGCGACGCTCGCCGTCGACGCCGACACGACGATCCGGGGCGACCGAAGCCGCCTCAAGCAACTGTTGGAGAACCTCGTCCGGAACAGTGTGGAGCATGGCTCCACGACCAATCGGACGGAGTCCGATGACAGCGTCGAACCGCTCACCGTCACCGTCGGTACGATGGACGGCGGCTTCTACGTGGAGGACGACGGGCCGGGGATCCCCGACGCGGATCGCGAGCGCGTGTTCGATCCCGGCGTTTCGACCGCCGAGGACGGCACCGGCTTCGGACTGAGTATCGTCGAACAGGTGGCCGAGGCACACGGGTGGACAGTTCGGATCACCGACGGGACCCGGGGCGGTACGCGGTTCGAAATCACCGGCGTCGAGTTCGTCGAGACGTGA
- a CDS encoding UPF0058 family protein: protein MEEEYVESRSHFTGETMRKQELVHIHGLLVEITQSLVDQGTVSAEVWNEYKALDISAYSIHAQKSDHEEAVLLLATTLRAALDPLTEGRSAISIP from the coding sequence TTGGAAGAGGAGTACGTGGAAAGCCGATCGCACTTCACTGGGGAAACCATGCGAAAGCAGGAACTCGTACACATTCACGGCTTACTCGTCGAAATTACGCAGTCCCTTGTCGATCAGGGCACGGTCTCGGCCGAGGTCTGGAACGAATACAAAGCACTCGATATAAGCGCGTACTCCATTCACGCACAGAAAAGCGATCACGAGGAGGCGGTCCTGCTCCTCGCGACCACCCTCAGAGCGGCACTCGATCCGCTGACAGAAGGGCGGTCTGCGATTTCGATTCCGTAA
- a CDS encoding DUF7524 family protein, whose amino-acid sequence MTPVLLVELNRGELHEVEAPAEFATGEPFSVELRNHGEAVHVHVHADDALSAVARVDADGNVFVERETTRSVPVGVSDVAEPVTGTLEIATGYGSESRTVEVTVEPADEGRDVDVDETLSRPPESERTTESTPLTRQLASVLPGRRSLPVLFLGLVAIGIAASVANAVDSPLVLVGAGVVVGAVVVSLVVIFQ is encoded by the coding sequence GTGACTCCGGTGTTGCTCGTCGAATTGAACCGTGGGGAGCTCCATGAGGTCGAAGCACCGGCCGAGTTCGCGACGGGCGAGCCGTTCTCGGTCGAACTCCGCAACCACGGAGAGGCCGTCCACGTCCACGTCCACGCCGACGACGCGCTGTCGGCCGTCGCGCGCGTCGACGCCGATGGCAACGTCTTCGTCGAGCGGGAGACGACTCGCTCGGTCCCCGTCGGCGTGAGCGACGTGGCGGAGCCGGTCACCGGGACCCTCGAAATCGCGACCGGCTACGGATCGGAGAGCCGAACCGTCGAGGTGACGGTCGAACCCGCGGACGAGGGCCGCGACGTCGACGTCGACGAGACGCTCTCGCGACCGCCCGAATCCGAACGGACGACGGAGTCGACGCCCCTGACACGGCAACTCGCGAGCGTACTCCCCGGCCGCCGGTCGCTCCCGGTGCTGTTTCTCGGTCTCGTCGCCATCGGGATCGCGGCGTCCGTCGCGAACGCCGTCGACAGCCCGCTGGTACTCGTCGGCGCGGGCGTCGTCGTCGGGGCAGTCGTCGTCTCGCTCGTCGTCATCTTCCAGTGA
- a CDS encoding DUF6517 family protein has product MTDHEGETGDETDRRESTLPSRRALLSSVAAVSAASGLAGCSGLFGDVTSVAATPVVLSPRGQRFLGLSAFEFEPMTRTVTPEDAPAAVEVTSYLAVHGGPEEPDRLPVRFDVVEPAAHALGALAMPATDLLGRSLNPAAEQPFPELLTGERGRQLVSRAGVLDSPEFDWVRGPTQVGTGDGELLGAGTAAESYLGVVSDGDDTRTLLSQLTRVDNEGDVVLVGEFVWRDTPADAIETDGDCADDGCQLSIEQLETFLDRLTTSWGHVDVCEALSDDPTGGIGVCGGETTPPTVPRLSVTNVRVVQQVESTRVEESGSSPSVRYRESDPDLVRGENSAVAFEFDTLDNLDAMGSGSEFRIDVFSGNSGGGARYQRAGTIVFSKSDLEDIAGGEHTISVLHDLSKSGSDGNPVFELETGEVKLSPRSSGYVLDSGVAQTLVVLPKNIRDVAPLRVGFIPLVDAPRDPFKSSGDRYGDANGLPRVPLDTYKTMAEYLQRVYPGDVITYLHQDTPFPGDATKALGGMNKEMAEVDNVLHNIATGGALTNSNFPSGGTLRTDGRNRSAVVSDIRQNGFDVTVAIVPGVAVNNSGASDYYDYHGKPWAGVAFGANAAVSSVGVAPGGDGQSVSHTVAQEIGHFFQDDYLGPSPDHPMAQRRDSDSNASANGKPLDPSHARHKGSSNDGISGTDGPGVESVGYDLEDGFRNVQWFKNRDGSFETEGRTPYNSMDTVPSYMSYTNVTWEVWADARIHQQLIDTGTGEQWTAGLFGNSNANTMLTASGRIAEDGTVRYEDVWTMEGYERYVDDDANPVEVALLGPDGEELVGARVPVAVGATHEHTHAETPRQPTFTLPFESGGVRVRTTYQDRTTTMNPVVRSVRDAVQRVPDRGFAGEHEAARERIGTALDEVSAEMAEGNYAEAAAVMDGDVRERIGESLVEYEAALDQRTPAAMANLLDKMVERLAAAR; this is encoded by the coding sequence ATGACGGACCACGAGGGGGAGACGGGTGACGAGACGGACCGAAGGGAGTCCACGCTGCCGTCGCGGCGGGCGCTGCTGTCGTCCGTCGCCGCCGTCAGCGCGGCGAGCGGGCTCGCGGGCTGTTCGGGACTGTTCGGAGATGTCACGTCCGTGGCGGCCACACCGGTCGTCCTCTCACCGCGCGGACAGAGGTTCCTCGGGCTGTCGGCGTTCGAGTTCGAGCCGATGACTCGGACGGTGACCCCGGAGGACGCCCCGGCGGCGGTGGAGGTGACCAGCTACCTCGCGGTCCACGGCGGACCGGAAGAGCCCGACCGGCTCCCGGTGCGGTTCGACGTCGTCGAGCCGGCCGCCCACGCGCTCGGCGCACTCGCGATGCCCGCGACCGACCTCCTCGGGCGGAGCCTCAACCCGGCCGCCGAGCAGCCGTTTCCCGAACTCCTGACCGGCGAGCGCGGCCGACAGTTGGTCAGCCGGGCGGGCGTCCTCGACAGCCCGGAGTTCGACTGGGTCCGGGGGCCGACACAGGTGGGAACCGGCGACGGCGAACTGCTCGGGGCGGGGACGGCCGCAGAGAGCTACCTCGGCGTCGTCTCCGACGGCGACGACACTCGGACGCTGCTGAGCCAACTGACCCGGGTCGACAACGAGGGGGACGTGGTGCTGGTCGGCGAGTTCGTCTGGCGTGACACTCCCGCGGACGCCATCGAGACGGACGGAGACTGCGCAGACGACGGGTGCCAGCTATCGATCGAACAGTTGGAGACGTTCCTCGACCGGCTTACGACCAGCTGGGGGCACGTCGACGTCTGCGAGGCGCTGAGCGACGATCCGACCGGCGGTATCGGCGTCTGCGGCGGCGAGACGACTCCCCCGACGGTCCCACGGCTCTCGGTGACGAACGTCCGGGTCGTCCAGCAGGTCGAGAGCACCCGCGTCGAGGAGTCGGGGAGTTCCCCGTCGGTCCGGTACCGCGAGTCGGATCCGGACCTCGTGCGGGGGGAGAACTCCGCCGTGGCGTTCGAGTTCGACACGCTCGACAACCTCGACGCGATGGGGTCGGGCAGCGAATTCCGGATTGACGTGTTCAGCGGCAACTCTGGCGGGGGCGCCCGCTATCAGCGGGCGGGGACCATCGTCTTCTCGAAGAGCGACCTCGAGGACATCGCCGGGGGCGAGCACACCATCTCCGTGCTGCACGACCTCTCGAAGTCCGGAAGCGACGGCAACCCGGTGTTCGAACTGGAGACCGGCGAGGTGAAGCTCAGCCCGCGGTCGTCGGGGTACGTCCTCGACTCTGGAGTCGCACAGACCCTCGTCGTCCTCCCGAAGAACATCAGAGACGTCGCCCCGCTGCGGGTGGGATTCATCCCGCTCGTAGACGCCCCACGGGACCCGTTCAAGAGCTCGGGCGACAGGTACGGCGACGCGAACGGGCTACCGAGGGTTCCGCTCGACACGTACAAGACCATGGCGGAGTACCTCCAGCGGGTGTACCCCGGCGACGTCATCACCTACCTCCACCAGGATACGCCGTTCCCCGGCGACGCAACGAAGGCGCTGGGCGGGATGAACAAGGAGATGGCCGAGGTGGACAACGTACTGCACAACATCGCGACCGGTGGCGCGCTGACCAACAGCAACTTCCCGAGCGGCGGGACGCTGCGGACGGACGGCCGCAACCGGTCGGCGGTGGTCTCGGACATACGGCAGAACGGGTTCGACGTCACCGTGGCCATCGTCCCCGGCGTCGCCGTCAACAACTCCGGCGCGTCGGACTACTACGACTACCACGGCAAGCCGTGGGCCGGGGTGGCGTTCGGCGCCAACGCCGCGGTCTCCTCCGTCGGCGTGGCTCCGGGCGGCGACGGCCAGTCGGTCTCACACACGGTCGCTCAGGAGATCGGTCACTTCTTCCAGGACGACTACCTGGGGCCGTCGCCGGACCACCCGATGGCCCAGCGGCGTGACAGCGATTCGAACGCGAGCGCCAACGGCAAACCGCTCGACCCGTCCCACGCCCGCCACAAGGGCTCCAGCAACGACGGCATCAGCGGGACGGACGGCCCGGGCGTCGAATCGGTCGGCTACGACCTCGAGGACGGGTTCCGGAACGTCCAGTGGTTCAAGAACCGCGACGGGAGCTTCGAGACCGAGGGGCGGACGCCGTACAACAGCATGGACACCGTCCCGAGTTACATGAGCTACACCAACGTCACCTGGGAGGTGTGGGCCGACGCCCGCATCCACCAGCAGCTCATCGACACCGGGACCGGCGAGCAGTGGACGGCCGGCCTGTTCGGCAACAGCAACGCCAACACGATGCTGACGGCGAGCGGACGGATCGCGGAGGACGGTACCGTCCGGTACGAGGACGTGTGGACGATGGAGGGGTACGAACGCTACGTCGACGACGACGCCAACCCCGTCGAGGTCGCGCTCCTCGGTCCCGACGGGGAGGAACTGGTCGGCGCCCGCGTCCCGGTGGCGGTGGGTGCCACCCACGAACACACCCACGCGGAGACGCCACGCCAGCCGACGTTCACCCTCCCGTTCGAGTCGGGCGGAGTGCGCGTCCGGACCACCTACCAGGACCGCACGACGACGATGAACCCGGTGGTGCGCAGCGTTCGCGATGCCGTCCAACGGGTCCCGGATCGAGGGTTTGCCGGGGAGCACGAGGCCGCCCGCGAGCGGATCGGGACGGCGCTGGACGAGGTTTCCGCCGAGATGGCGGAGGGGAACTACGCCGAGGCCGCGGCCGTGATGGACGGTGACGTCCGCGAGCGCATCGGGGAGTCACTCGTCGAGTACGAGGCGGCGCTCGATCAGCGAACGCCGGCCGCGATGGCGAACCTACTCGACAAGATGGTCGAACGGCTGGCGGCGGCCCGATAG
- a CDS encoding thiol-disulfide oxidoreductase DCC family protein, translating into MHGDANADVDTDGAILLFDGVCNLCNGVVQFLVPRDPAGRLRYAPLQSDAGRAVLERVGLPEDVDSVVLVEGERAYTKSAAVIRVAELLGWPYRLARGGRLVPRRLRDALYDAVAARRYDWFGRRERCMVPDEDVSDRFLR; encoded by the coding sequence ATGCACGGGGACGCGAACGCGGACGTCGACACGGACGGGGCGATCCTCCTGTTCGATGGGGTCTGTAACCTCTGTAACGGCGTGGTCCAGTTCCTCGTCCCGCGCGATCCGGCGGGCCGACTGCGGTATGCCCCGCTCCAGTCGGACGCGGGTCGGGCGGTACTGGAGCGGGTAGGCCTTCCGGAGGATGTCGACTCGGTCGTCCTCGTCGAGGGGGAGCGAGCGTACACCAAGTCCGCCGCCGTCATCCGCGTGGCGGAACTGCTCGGCTGGCCCTACCGTCTCGCACGGGGTGGCCGACTCGTCCCGCGCCGACTCCGGGATGCCCTCTACGACGCCGTGGCGGCCCGCCGCTACGACTGGTTCGGCCGCAGGGAGCGATGTATGGTTCCCGACGAGGACGTGAGCGACCGGTTTCTGCGCTGA
- a CDS encoding CaiB/BaiF CoA transferase family protein — MTATGDDDDGNTDRILDDITVVDLTTFVTGGFATLMLANQGAEVIKVERPELGDDNRHSGPPFVAPDPDYDGPGRTADENGESPYFWTINYDKLSVELNLKTDSGLTALYDLVAEADVVVENFRPGTAERLGVGYDDLREVNEDLVYCSISAFGETGPWSSRPGYDLLVQGTSGIMSVTGPEDGDPVKVGLPQTDLITAMWAAFGIVGSLFRRELRGEGDRIEIGMHDAALPWLTKHAGKAFVGEEPTRMGTKDPVLAPYQSFPTADGYLNVGCGNQKLWEELCVAIDRPELIDDERFASNPDRVANMDALEAELAAVFRERPTEEWVDLLADEHGIPVGPVYDVPTALDNEQTEARDAIREIEHPALGTVPVIEHPLNYEHAEAGFDGAPPLLGEDTEAILRELGYDDEELAALRAEGAIPDAD, encoded by the coding sequence ATGACGGCCACCGGCGACGACGATGACGGGAACACGGATCGCATCCTCGACGACATCACCGTCGTCGATCTCACGACGTTCGTGACGGGCGGGTTCGCGACGCTGATGCTGGCGAATCAGGGAGCCGAGGTGATCAAGGTCGAACGGCCCGAACTCGGCGACGACAACCGTCACTCGGGGCCACCGTTCGTCGCCCCCGATCCCGACTACGACGGCCCCGGCCGGACGGCCGACGAGAACGGCGAATCCCCCTACTTCTGGACGATCAACTACGACAAGTTGAGCGTCGAGTTGAACCTGAAGACCGACTCGGGACTGACCGCGCTCTACGACCTCGTCGCGGAGGCTGACGTGGTCGTCGAGAACTTCCGGCCGGGAACCGCCGAACGGCTTGGCGTCGGCTACGACGACCTCCGCGAGGTCAACGAGGACCTCGTCTACTGTTCGATCTCCGCGTTCGGCGAGACGGGACCGTGGAGCAGTCGCCCCGGCTACGACCTCCTGGTGCAGGGGACGAGCGGCATCATGAGCGTCACGGGTCCCGAGGACGGCGACCCGGTCAAGGTAGGCCTGCCACAGACGGACCTCATCACGGCCATGTGGGCGGCGTTCGGCATCGTCGGGTCGCTCTTCCGGCGGGAACTCCGGGGCGAGGGCGACCGGATCGAGATCGGGATGCACGACGCTGCACTCCCGTGGCTCACCAAGCACGCCGGCAAGGCGTTCGTCGGCGAAGAGCCGACCCGCATGGGGACGAAAGACCCCGTGCTCGCGCCGTATCAGTCCTTCCCGACCGCCGACGGCTACCTCAACGTCGGCTGTGGCAACCAGAAACTCTGGGAGGAACTCTGCGTGGCCATCGACCGCCCCGAGTTGATCGACGACGAGCGCTTCGCCAGCAACCCCGACCGCGTCGCGAACATGGACGCCCTCGAAGCGGAACTGGCCGCCGTGTTCCGCGAGCGGCCGACCGAGGAGTGGGTCGACCTCCTCGCCGACGAACACGGCATCCCGGTCGGCCCCGTCTACGACGTGCCGACCGCCCTCGACAACGAACAGACCGAGGCCCGCGACGCGATCCGGGAGATCGAACACCCGGCCCTCGGGACGGTGCCGGTGATCGAACACCCGCTCAACTACGAGCACGCGGAGGCCGGGTTCGACGGCGCCCCGCCGCTGCTTGGCGAGGACACCGAGGCGATCCTCCGCGAGTTGGGGTACGACGACGAGGAGTTGGCGGCGTTGCGCGCCGAGGGAGCGATCCCCGACGCGGACTGA
- a CDS encoding DUF7563 family protein, whose protein sequence is MNRVSTANYDCESSGAGMPNCDNCDSVVTEKYVRVFSPTHLDTVRVCPRCEDLVRDGGEARAARSRR, encoded by the coding sequence ATGAATCGAGTAAGTACTGCAAATTATGACTGCGAGTCCTCTGGAGCCGGTATGCCCAATTGTGACAACTGCGATTCCGTCGTGACGGAGAAGTACGTTCGCGTATTTTCACCGACACACCTCGACACCGTTCGAGTGTGTCCGCGATGTGAGGATCTAGTTCGGGACGGCGGCGAGGCGCGCGCGGCGCGCTCGCGGCGGTAG
- a CDS encoding RtcB family protein: MTTREFDGIRLERVREHVWEIPREGDMRVPARVLASESLLERIGDDKTLQQLKNATHLPGMTDHAVCMPDGHQGYGFPVGGVGATDAEHGCISPGAVGYDINCGVRMMKTRLTYDDVRGREEELVESLFANVPSGLGGGGIVENGIDTVEAVLSRGVDWALEEGWAVPDDLEHCEDEGRRPDADPSAVSQKAKDRGKNQLGSLGSGNHFLEVQRVTDVYRDDVADAYGLEPEQIVVLIHCGSRGLGHQTCTDYLRKIEKRHGDLLSRLPDKELAAAPAGSELAEEYYGAMCACINFAWVNRQLIMHRVRQVFERIFDRSWESMEMHLLYDVAHNIAKKEVHEVGGDPQDREERELYVHRKGATRAFPAGHPEVPAAYRDVGQPIIIPGSMGAGSYVLRGGAASMDLTFGSTAHGAGRLMSRTQAKQEFWGETVQDELRDQQHVYVKAQSGATVAEEAPGVYKDVDEVVRVSDELGIGDKVARTYPVCNIKG, translated from the coding sequence ATGACCACGCGCGAGTTCGACGGCATCCGTCTCGAACGCGTCCGGGAACACGTCTGGGAGATCCCCCGCGAGGGCGACATGCGCGTCCCCGCCCGGGTGCTCGCGAGCGAGTCGCTGCTCGAACGGATCGGCGACGACAAGACGCTCCAGCAACTCAAGAACGCGACCCACCTGCCAGGCATGACCGACCACGCGGTCTGCATGCCCGACGGCCACCAGGGCTACGGCTTCCCCGTCGGCGGCGTCGGTGCGACGGACGCCGAACACGGCTGTATCTCGCCGGGAGCGGTCGGCTACGACATTAATTGCGGTGTGAGAATGATGAAAACAAGACTCACCTACGACGACGTGCGGGGCCGCGAGGAGGAACTCGTCGAGTCCCTGTTCGCGAACGTGCCCTCCGGCCTCGGCGGCGGCGGCATCGTCGAGAACGGGATCGACACGGTCGAGGCGGTGCTCTCCCGCGGCGTCGACTGGGCGCTGGAGGAGGGGTGGGCGGTGCCCGACGACCTCGAACACTGTGAGGACGAGGGGCGACGCCCGGACGCCGACCCGAGCGCCGTCTCCCAGAAGGCGAAGGACCGAGGCAAAAACCAACTGGGGAGCCTCGGGAGCGGGAACCACTTCCTCGAAGTCCAGCGCGTAACCGACGTCTACCGCGACGACGTGGCCGACGCCTACGGACTGGAACCCGAACAGATCGTCGTCCTCATCCACTGTGGGAGCCGCGGGCTGGGCCACCAGACCTGTACGGATTACCTCCGTAAGATCGAGAAGCGCCACGGTGACCTCCTGTCTCGACTCCCCGATAAGGAACTCGCAGCCGCCCCCGCAGGGTCGGAACTCGCGGAGGAGTACTACGGCGCGATGTGTGCCTGCATCAACTTCGCGTGGGTGAACCGCCAACTCATCATGCACCGGGTCCGACAGGTGTTCGAGCGGATCTTCGATCGGTCGTGGGAATCGATGGAGATGCACCTGCTGTACGACGTGGCCCACAACATCGCCAAGAAGGAGGTCCACGAGGTTGGAGGCGACCCGCAGGACCGCGAGGAACGCGAACTCTACGTCCACCGCAAGGGTGCGACGCGGGCGTTCCCCGCCGGCCACCCCGAGGTGCCCGCCGCCTACCGCGACGTCGGCCAGCCCATCATCATTCCCGGGAGCATGGGCGCCGGGAGCTACGTCCTCCGGGGCGGGGCGGCGTCGATGGATCTCACCTTCGGCTCCACCGCCCACGGCGCCGGCCGACTCATGAGCCGAACTCAGGCCAAACAGGAGTTCTGGGGCGAGACGGTACAGGACGAACTGCGGGACCAGCAACACGTCTACGTCAAGGCCCAGAGCGGCGCGACGGTGGCCGAAGAGGCCCCTGGCGTCTACAAGGACGTCGACGAAGTGGTTCGGGTCTCGGACGAACTGGGCATCGGCGACAAGGTCGCACGGACGTACCCCGTCTGCAATATCAAGGGGTAG